A genomic window from Tachyglossus aculeatus isolate mTacAcu1 chromosome 9, mTacAcu1.pri, whole genome shotgun sequence includes:
- the MRPL19 gene encoding 39S ribosomal protein L19, mitochondrial, giving the protein MGAVAPSALRRVLLLRAPRCLASSAARLSGPPGDSGKFQPPTKPVIVDKQVPKGQERRFLSPEFIPPRGRTDPLKFHLERQDMLQRRKVLHIPEFYVGSIVSVTSSDPYAGGKTSQFLGICTQRSGKGLGATFVLRNIIEGQGVEICFELYNPRVQKIQVIKLEKRLDDNLMYLRDALPEYSTFDMNMKPVVHPANKEVPVNELKVKMKPKPWSKRWERPKFNIKGIRFDLCLTEEQMKEAQKWAKPWLEFDMMREYDTSKIEAKIWEEIEASQSS; this is encoded by the exons ATGGGCGCCGTGGCTCCCAGCGCCTTGCGGAGGGTGTTGCTCCTCCGGGCCCCAC GCTGCCTGGCCTCATCCGCCGCGAGGCTGAGCGGTCCGCCCGGGGACTCTGGAAAATTCCAGCCGCCCACCAAGCCGGTCATCGTCGACAAGCAGGTGCCCAAGGGGCAGGAGAGAAG GTTCTTGAGTCCCGAATTCATTCCTCCGCGAGGACGAACAGATCCCTTGAAATTTCATTTGGAAAGACAGGACAtgttacagagaaggaaagtacTTCACATTCCGGAGTTCTATGTCG GAAGCATAGTGTCGGTAACCTCGTCAGATCCGTATGCCGGTGGTAAAACCAGCCAGTTTTTAGGGATCTGCACCCAGCGATCAGGAAAAGGACTCGGGGCGACCTTTGTGCTTCGGAATATCATCGAAGGACAAG GTGTTGAGATTTGCTTCGAACTCTACAATCCTCGAGTTCAAAAGATCCAAGTGATCAAGCTAGAGAAACGACTAGATGATAATTTGATGTACTTAAGAGATGCCCTTCCTGAATATAGTACTTTTGACATGAATATGAAGCCTGTAGTCCATCCTGCCAACAAAGAAGTTCCTGTTAATGAG CTGAAAGTCAAAATGAAACCTAAACCTTGGTCAAAACGCTGGGAAAGGCCAAAATTCAATATCAAGGGCATCCGCTTTGATCTCTGCCTAACCGAAGAACAAATGAAAGAAGCGCAGAAATGGGCTAAGCCTTGGCTTGAATTCGATATGATGAGAGAATATGATACTTCCAAAATCGAGGCAAAAATATGGGAAGAAATCGAAGCATCTCAGTCATCCTAA